In Arachis hypogaea cultivar Tifrunner chromosome 2, arahy.Tifrunner.gnm2.J5K5, whole genome shotgun sequence, a genomic segment contains:
- the LOC112751361 gene encoding autophagy-related protein 3 produces the protein MVLSQKIHEAFKGTVERITSARSVSAFKEKGVLSVSEFVTAGDNLVAKCPTWSWESGEPSKRKPYLPADKQFLITRNVPCLRRAASVEEEYEAAGGEVLLDDEENDGWLATHGKPKETKSDEEEDLPSMESLEISKKELVKQISSYMGGDEEDDIPDMAEFEETDNIVTDPSTYLVAHEPDDDNILRTRTYDISITYDKYYQTPRVWLTGYDESRMLLQQELVLEDVSQDHARKTVTIEDHPHLPGKHASIHPCRHGAVMKKIIDVLMSRGVEPEVDKYLFLFLKFMASVIPTIEYDYTMDFDLGSSSNN, from the exons ATGGTTCTGTCTCAGAAGATTCACGAAGCTTTCAAGGGCACAGTAGAGAGGATCACGAGCGCTCGATCTGTCTCAGCCTTCAAAGAGAAAGGAGTTCTCAGTGTCTCCGAGTTTGTCACCGCCGGCGACAATCTCGTTGCCAAATGCCCCACTTGGTCCTG GGAATCAGGTGAGCCAAGCAAAAGGAAGCCATATTTGCCAGCGGATAAACAATTCTTAATTACTAGGAATG TGCCGTGTTTGCGAAGAGCTGCATCTGTTGAAGAAGAATATGAAGCGGCTGGAGGAGAAGTTCTACttgatgatgaagaaaatgatggaTGGCTAGCAACTCATGGAAAACCTAAAG AAACCAAATCCGACGAGGAAGAGGACTTACCTTCCATGGAAAGCCTAGAAATCAGCAAAAAGGAACTTGTTAAGCAAATTTCATCCTACATGGGAGGTGATGAGGAAGACGATATTCCGGATATGGCTGAGTTTGAAGAAACTGATAACATTGTTACAGATCCT TCTACATATCTAGTGGCTCATGAACCTGATGATGATAATATTCTACGAACCCGAACTTACGACATCAGTATCAC GTATGATAAATATTATCAAACACCTCGAGTATGGCTTACCGGGTATGATGAG TCAAGGATGCTTTTGCAACAAGAACTTGTCCTTGAAGATGTTAGTCAGGACCATGCTCGCAAAACG GTAACAATTGAGGACCACCCTCACTTGCCTGGTAAGCATGCATCTATTCATCCATGTCGACATGGAGCAGTGATGAAGAAAATCATTGATGTTTTGATGTCACGTGGGGTTGAGCCAGAAGTTGACAA GTACCTGTTCTTATTCTTGAAGTTTATGGCCTCTGTAATTCCAACTATTGAGTATGATTACACAATGGACTTTGATCTTGGTAGCTCCAGCAACAACTGA